From Pedobacter aquae:
CTAAACTCTCAAAGGCATTTTTTAAATTATCAAAAAAATGAAAGCCTTTATATTGCTTTAAAGTTTCAATGGCTAGGGCTATATTTCTGATATCATTTTGAGTCAGTGATGCATTTTTGATAGAATAATTTCTGTCAGAGTAGCTATATAGACCCTTTTTACATACTATTGGGGCATTGTATCCTAAAATATTACTACGTAAAACTTTTATATCATTCTCTATGGTTCTTTTGCTAACTGTATTTTTATCTGATCTATATCTTACTTCATCTAAAGCATCAAAGCATGCTTTTGCTAAGTCTTCCCATGTCCACTCTCGATAAAAATTTTGCAAACATTTATCTATCGTATGATATCTAATTAAAGCATCCAGATTAACAGGCATAGATTTTCAATATTGTTAGAGTATTTTATAGGCAATATAAGTGATTATAGCTAAATTATCTATTTATGAATGAAACTATAACTTTATCGATATCATAAGAATATTAAATTAAAGGTTTTTTTAGCTAATAATCTGATTTTTGAGTTATTTTGAAAACATTTATGGTAGAAAAAGTAAGGATAGATAAATACCTGTGGGCAATAAGGTTGTTTAAAACAAGAACCTTAGCTACAGAAGCTTGTAAGGCTGGAAGGGTGAAGAAAGATGGTACCAATATTAAGGCAAGCTATGAAGTTAAGGTGGGTGATGTTTTACAGGTTTCAAAGAATATTGAGAAGAAGCTAATAAAAGTTACAGCTTTATTGGCTAACCGTGTAGATGCTAAAAAGGCAGTCTTACATTATATGGATATTACCCCTGTAGAAGACACAATTAAATTTAAATCTATGTTTAGGATGCCAGTTCTGGAGCGAGATAGAGGAACAGGCAGACCAACCAAAAAAGATAGAAGAGAAATAGACGATTTACAGGATAACTTCTTCATGGATGAAGATGATGATTAAAAAAAATTTCAAGATTTTCTAACAAAACGTTCTATAATTTCTAATCCTAATAAGGCTTCTTCTAGCGAACATGGATTTTCTTCCTCACCTCTAAAATAAGCAATGGTTTTAGTAATCATTGGTCGTTGTATATTAATGGGGTGTTCAAATTCTTCATGAATAGTTTCTCCATTTTTGGTGATGCTTAGTTTATTACCGAAAATATGGAAAGTTATTTTCCCTCTTGTACCGATAATTTCGCAAAACTCCTTTTCTTGTTCTGGCAATACATCAAAACACCACAATCCATTAAAAATAACGTTGTTCTCAAATTTAATTTGGCCACATACGATATCATCAGCATCACTTTTTAAAGATTGATTAGTAGATACACCATTAAAATAAGTAGGTTTTCCAAAGAAATAAAGCATTAAATCTATAGCATGTGGTGCTAAATCATGAAATAAACCACCACCAGAGATACTTGGGTTTAAGCGCCAGTTTTCTTCGCTTGCCGCAATCATATCAGAACCACTTCTTTGTAAAGTTTGCAGGTTAACAAATTTTACATCGCCAATAGCCTGCTCATCTAGAAGTTTTTTTATAGCCTTAAAATAAGGTACTTCTCTTCTGTAGTGCGCTACAACTACTTTTTGTTTGTACTGCTTTTGCGCCTCAATAATAGCTGTACAAGCTTCCGTATTGATGGTTACAGGTTTCTCAATATAAACTGGTTTGCCGGCTTTTAAGGCTTCAATGGCATAATCATGATGTTGAAGAGGCGGCGTAGCAACATAAATGGCATTTATATCATCATCCAAAATTAAGGCAGAAGCATCTTGATACCACTTTTGTATTTGATGTCTTTTGGCATAATCAGCAGCTTTTTCTGCATTTCTTCTCATGACCGCTACAACTGTAGAGTGTTCTTGTTTAAAAGCAGGACCACTTTTAACCTCTGTAACATTACCACAACCAATAATTCCCCAATTGATACTTTCCATCTTAATAATCTGTTTTATTGGCTGATAGTTGCCACATTTCAAAAGCTTTTAAGGCTTCGTCTCTTAATAATTGTTGAGAAGGTAATTTCCTGTCCTCAGGTTTTAAATCTATTTCCTGATAAATAAAATCATCATCAAAATTAATGGCCGCAGCGTCTCTTTTGGTATTAGCATAGTACAATTTGTCTATCCTAGCCCAATAAATTGCTCCTAAACACATAGGGCAGGGTTCGCAACTGGCATAAATGGTGCATCCTTCTAAAGAAAAGGTATTTAAAGCATGGCAAGCTAACCTTATAGCGGCAACTTCTGCATGCGCAGTTGGGTCGTTTGTAGTGGTTACTGTATTTGCGCTTTTGGCTATAATTTGCCCGTCTTTAACGATAACTGCACCAAACGGACCACCCAAATTATTTTTAACATTATCTTCAGAGAGGGCAATGGCCATTCTCATAAAATCTTCATGCTCCATAGCTGTAAATTAAAAAAGCTCAACATCAAATGCCGAGCTTTTGTTTATATCTTAATAATGAGAAATATTACTTCTTATCTTTATTGTATGCTTCGTTTAAGCCTTTGATTACTTCTTTAGTAACGTCTAAGCTTTCATCAGCAAATAAAATAGCGCTATTACCTTTAGAGTAAGTTAAAACCATTTTATAGCCTTTTTCTTTAGCATAGATTTTTAAATAATCAGCAACTTTATCATAAAGTTTCTCGTTTTCTGCCATTTCTTCGCTTTGTAAAGCAGAACCTGCATTTTGCTGATAAGATTGTAATTCTTGTTGTTTACGGGCTAAACGTTGCTCGGTATTAGCTCTTTCATCTGCGCTCATACCTTGTGCGCCTTGTTGGTAAGCAGCAACTTCACGTTGGAAAGCAGCGCCTTTAGTTTTTAAATCAGCTTCAGCTTTTTTTGATTTATCCTCAAATTTAGATTTAATTTCTTTGAAATACTCATAGTTATTTAACAATGAATCTGAGTTTACATATACAACTGTAGCGCCTTTTTCTTTAGCGGCAGATGCCGATGATGTGTTTGTAGCTTTTGTTTCTGTACTATTATTACAGCTTACCACAGCAACAGCTAATAATAAGCCTAAACCTGCTTTAGTAATGTTAGAAAAATATGGTGTCATTTTAATTTATTTTTACACAAAGATATACTTTCAATAAAAGTATCCTAATAAAATAAAAAAAGACCTTTCATAATCATCGAAAGATCTTTTTTTAATATATTATGGATATATTAAGCCATTTGCTTGCTTAATTTTTCTGCTAAAACAGATTTTGGCACTGCACCAATTTGTTTGTCTACAATTTCTCCGTTCTTGAAAAATAATAAAGCAGGAATATTTCTGATACCAAATTTCATTGAAATTTCTGGATTGTGGTCTACATTAACTTTACCAACAATAGCTTTGCCATCATATTCTTTTGCTAACTCTTCTACAACTGGTCCAACCATACGGCATGGTCCGCACCACTCTGCCCAAAAGTCTACCAAAACTGGTTTATCTGATTTTAATACTAATTCTTCAAAGTTAGCATCTGTGATTTCTAAGGCCATAATATCAATTATTTAATAATAAATTTCTTTTTTAAGACTTCAAATATACATACCCAAACATTCTGCCACAAATAGATTCTAGTAATCTTACCATAGGATGAAGCTATACTTAAATTAAAGATGGTGTTTTTTTCTGATAATCTTTTATAAATGCTGTAATGGCGCACAATTTGTTTATAATAGATTGAGCATAAAATTTTAATTTTTTTTGAACAAATACCTATCACTTTTTTTAAAAACAATTCTCTGGATTTTTGCCGGTATTATTACTTTATTTCTGCTTATAGTGGTTCTTATTCAAGTTCCTGCTATACAAAACGTAGTGAAAAATGAAGTAGTAAGCTATCTGGAAGGGAAAATAAAAACGCCTGTTCGTATTGCGAAGCTAGAAATTGGCTTACCTAAGAAGATTGTGCTGCGTGGTGTTTACTTTCAAAGTCAAGAGAAAGATACTTTACTAGCTGGGGATAAACTGGCTGTAGACATTAGTTTGTTTAAATTACTAGACAATAAGCTAGAAATTAATAGTATTGCTTTAGAAGGCATAACGGCTCATGTAAAAAGAAATCAAGATTCGGTTTTTAATTTTGATTATATCATTAAGGCATTTGCAGCGCAGCAGGCCAAAGAGCCAATACCGCAAGATACCAGCGCTACCATGAAATTTTCAATAGCAAAAATTAACCTCGATAAAATAAACGTAAGGTTTGATGATGCTATCACTAAAAATAAGCTTAAGGTTTACCTGCATCATTTTGATACAAAAATCAAGAAATTTGATTTAGATAGCTTAGATTTTGATATCCCAAAAATTACCCTAAACGGTTTAAATTTAAACCTAAAACAAGGCATTGTAGAAGAACTGGTAAAGAATACCCAAGAAACTGTTGAAGCGGCAGCAAACACTCCATCGTTAAAATTAAAGTTAGAAGAAATAGATTTTTCTGCCATAAAAATCAATTATAACAATGAAGGCAGCAGCTTAAAAACCTTTTTAGATTTGGGTAAACTAAACGTAGTTTTTAACAAACTTGATTTTCAAAAGCAGCTCATTAACATAGAGAAATTAGTTCTAAAGCAAACCAAAGGAAGTTTAGCCTTAGGTAAAATAAGTACTAAACCAGCTACAGATACTACAAAAAAAAGCCCTCAGCCAGGTTGGAAAGTTGGCTTGCAAGAAGTGGCTATAGCACAAGTTGATTTTAAGTTTGATGATTTTAATAGCAAGCCTTTAGAAAGAGGTATAGATTATATGCATCTTGATTTAAAAGGCCTCTTGCTAAATGCAGATGATATTTATTATAGCACCGATACCATTTCTGGTAAAATAGCAAGTTTAAAAGTTGCAGATAAAAGCGGTTTAAACATTCAGGATTTTAGAACATCGTTTTTTTACGGGCCAAGGTTTGCTTATTTAGAGGATTTATACATCA
This genomic window contains:
- a CDS encoding RNA-binding S4 domain-containing protein: MVEKVRIDKYLWAIRLFKTRTLATEACKAGRVKKDGTNIKASYEVKVGDVLQVSKNIEKKLIKVTALLANRVDAKKAVLHYMDITPVEDTIKFKSMFRMPVLERDRGTGRPTKKDRREIDDLQDNFFMDEDDD
- a CDS encoding Gfo/Idh/MocA family protein — translated: MESINWGIIGCGNVTEVKSGPAFKQEHSTVVAVMRRNAEKAADYAKRHQIQKWYQDASALILDDDINAIYVATPPLQHHDYAIEALKAGKPVYIEKPVTINTEACTAIIEAQKQYKQKVVVAHYRREVPYFKAIKKLLDEQAIGDVKFVNLQTLQRSGSDMIAASEENWRLNPSISGGGLFHDLAPHAIDLMLYFFGKPTYFNGVSTNQSLKSDADDIVCGQIKFENNVIFNGLWCFDVLPEQEKEFCEIIGTRGKITFHIFGNKLSITKNGETIHEEFEHPINIQRPMITKTIAYFRGEEENPCSLEEALLGLEIIERFVRKS
- a CDS encoding nucleoside deaminase, which produces MEHEDFMRMAIALSEDNVKNNLGGPFGAVIVKDGQIIAKSANTVTTTNDPTAHAEVAAIRLACHALNTFSLEGCTIYASCEPCPMCLGAIYWARIDKLYYANTKRDAAAINFDDDFIYQEIDLKPEDRKLPSQQLLRDEALKAFEMWQLSANKTDY
- a CDS encoding OmpH family outer membrane protein encodes the protein MTPYFSNITKAGLGLLLAVAVVSCNNSTETKATNTSSASAAKEKGATVVYVNSDSLLNNYEYFKEIKSKFEDKSKKAEADLKTKGAAFQREVAAYQQGAQGMSADERANTEQRLARKQQELQSYQQNAGSALQSEEMAENEKLYDKVADYLKIYAKEKGYKMVLTYSKGNSAILFADESLDVTKEVIKGLNEAYNKDKK
- the trxA gene encoding thioredoxin — encoded protein: MALEITDANFEELVLKSDKPVLVDFWAEWCGPCRMVGPVVEELAKEYDGKAIVGKVNVDHNPEISMKFGIRNIPALLFFKNGEIVDKQIGAVPKSVLAEKLSKQMA